The following are encoded together in the Blautia obeum ATCC 29174 genome:
- the uvrC gene encoding excinuclease ABC subunit UvrC, whose product MFQIEEELKKLPAKPGVYLMHDERDEIIYVGKAISLKNRVRQYFQSSRNKGAKIEQMVTHIARFEYIITDSELEALVLESNLIKEHRPKYNTMLKDDKSYPFIKVTVQEAYPRVLFARRMKKDKNRYFGPYTSGGAVKDVIELVRKLYQVRSCNRNLPRDCGKDRPCLYYHMKQCMGPCTGHADQRAYKENIQKVIRFLNGDFQETIDQLTEKMQKASEEMRFEDAAEARDLIRSIQKIGERQKITAYGEEDRDIIACDMDESLDLREQDAVVQVFFMRDGKLIGRDHFYLRVARGDTRSQVLSSFVKQFYAGTPFIPGEITLQTEIEDADVIEEWLTSRRKQKVRIVVPKKGTKEKLVELAWENARMVLEKDRERIRREEGRTIGAVHEVEDWLGLKGLNRMEAFDISNISGFESVGSMVVYEKGKPKRSDYRKFRIKSVQGPNDYASMEEVLTRRFTHESNGEFDSFSRMPDLLLMDGGRGQVNIALGVLDKLGIRIPVCGMVKDDHHRTRGLYFDNIEIPIDTNSEGFRLITRIQDEAHRFAIEYHRSLRSKEQVHSVLDDIPGIGERRRKALMRRYRSIEGIRDATVEELAETESMNIGSAKQVYEFFHPNK is encoded by the coding sequence ATGTTTCAGATTGAAGAAGAACTAAAAAAACTTCCCGCGAAACCGGGTGTCTATCTGATGCACGATGAACGGGATGAGATCATTTATGTAGGAAAAGCGATCAGCCTTAAAAACCGTGTGCGGCAGTATTTTCAGAGTAGCCGTAACAAAGGTGCCAAGATTGAGCAGATGGTCACCCACATAGCCAGATTTGAATATATCATTACAGATTCTGAACTGGAGGCCCTGGTCCTTGAAAGCAATCTGATCAAGGAACATCGACCGAAATACAATACCATGCTGAAAGATGACAAGAGTTACCCGTTTATTAAGGTGACTGTTCAGGAGGCTTATCCAAGGGTATTGTTCGCCAGAAGAATGAAAAAAGACAAGAACCGTTATTTTGGTCCATATACCAGTGGTGGCGCTGTAAAAGATGTCATAGAACTGGTACGTAAATTGTATCAGGTACGTTCTTGTAATCGGAACCTTCCGAGAGACTGTGGAAAGGACCGTCCATGCCTGTATTATCACATGAAACAGTGCATGGGCCCGTGTACCGGCCATGCGGATCAGCGTGCCTATAAAGAAAATATCCAGAAGGTCATTCGTTTTCTAAACGGAGATTTTCAGGAAACGATCGATCAACTCACTGAAAAAATGCAGAAAGCATCTGAAGAAATGCGCTTTGAGGATGCTGCAGAAGCTCGAGATCTGATACGAAGTATCCAGAAGATCGGCGAGCGGCAGAAGATTACAGCATATGGAGAAGAAGACAGAGATATCATAGCGTGTGATATGGATGAAAGCCTTGATCTGCGAGAACAGGATGCAGTTGTTCAGGTGTTTTTTATGCGTGATGGCAAGCTGATTGGAAGGGATCATTTTTATCTGAGAGTGGCCAGAGGAGATACCCGGTCACAAGTATTGTCCAGTTTTGTAAAGCAGTTTTATGCCGGTACACCATTTATTCCGGGAGAGATTACACTGCAGACAGAGATAGAAGATGCGGATGTTATTGAGGAATGGCTGACATCCAGAAGAAAACAGAAAGTTCGTATTGTTGTGCCCAAAAAAGGAACCAAGGAAAAGCTTGTTGAACTTGCATGGGAGAATGCGCGAATGGTTCTGGAGAAGGACCGTGAGCGTATTCGAAGGGAAGAAGGCAGAACGATCGGAGCGGTTCATGAAGTGGAAGATTGGCTTGGGCTTAAAGGTCTTAATCGAATGGAAGCTTTTGATATCTCTAATATCAGTGGATTTGAGTCCGTAGGTTCCATGGTTGTTTATGAGAAAGGAAAGCCAAAGCGCAGCGATTACCGTAAGTTTCGCATTAAATCTGTGCAGGGCCCGAACGATTATGCCAGTATGGAAGAGGTTTTGACAAGGCGGTTTACACATGAAAGCAACGGAGAATTTGACAGCTTTTCCAGAATGCCGGATCTGCTTCTGATGGATGGTGGAAGAGGCCAGGTAAATATAGCACTGGGTGTTCTTGATAAACTTGGAATACGGATCCCGGTCTGTGGTATGGTAAAAGATGATCATCATCGAACGAGAGGACTTTATTTTGATAATATTGAAATACCAATCGACACCAACAGTGAAGGATTTCGCCTGATCACAAGAATACAGGATGAGGCTCACCGTTTCGCAATAGAATATCATCGATCGCTTCGAAGTAAAGAACAGGTTCATTCTGTTCTGGATGATATTCCGGGAATCGGCGAACGGAGACGAAAAGCTCTGATGCGACGTTACCGTTCGATAGAAGGAATCCGTGATGCAACGGTAGAAGAACTTGCAGAGACGGAGTCAATGAATATAGGAAGTGCAAAACAGGTGTATGAATTTTTTCACCCGAATAAATAA